In Lacrimispora indolis DSM 755, a genomic segment contains:
- the uvrA gene encoding excinuclease ABC subunit UvrA — protein sequence MAKQYIKIRGANEHNLKNISVDIPRNELVVLTGLSGSGKSSLAFDTIYAEGQRRYMESLSSYARQFLGQMEKPDVESIEGLSPAISIDQKSTNRNPRSTVGTVTEIYDYMRLLYARIGIPHCPKCGREIRRQTIDQMVDQIMELPERTRIQLLAPVVRGRKGEHAKVLEHARKSGYVRVRIDGNLYELSEEIKLDKNIKHNIEVVVDRLAIRKGIEKRLTDSIETVMELASGLMTVDVMDGQPINFSQSFSCPDCGISIDEVEPRSFSFNNPFGACPDCFGLGYKMEFDEDLMIPDKSLSIDQGAIVVLGWQSCTDKGSYTRAVLEALAKEYKFRLDTPFEDYPKEVHDILIHGTNGKEIKVHYKGQRGEGIYDVSFEGLVQNVARRYRETYSESSKAEYESFMRITPCPACGGMRLKKESLAVTVGDKNIYEATNMSIVKFRNFMDELELTPMQHAIGDQILKEIRARISFLIDVGLDYLTLTRATGTLSGGEAQRIRLATQIGSGLVGVAYILDEPSIGLHQRDNDKLLKTLLHLRDLGNSVIVVEHDEDTMMAADYIVDIGPGAGEHGGNVVAAGNAKQIMKNKDSVTGAYLSGRIKIPVPKERRQPAGYLTVRGAAENNLKNIDVTFPLGVMTCVTGVSGSGKSSLVNEILYKSLAKKLNRARIIPGKHKTIEGTEQLDKIIAIDQSPIGRTPRSNPATYTGVFDLIRDLFASTPDSKAKGYSKGRFSFNVKGGRCEACSGDGIIKIEMHFLPDVYVPCEVCGGKRYNRETLDVKYKGKSIYDVLNMTVEEALKFFENVPSIARKIATLNDVGLSYIRLGQPSTELSGGEAQRIKLATELSKRGTGKTIYILDEPTTGLHFADVHKLIEILRKLSEGGNTVIVIEHNLDVIKTADYLIDIGPEGGEKGGTIIAQGTPEEVAECPSSYTGYYVKRYLDKPIG from the coding sequence ATGGCAAAACAGTATATTAAGATAAGAGGTGCTAATGAGCACAACTTAAAGAACATTTCCGTGGATATCCCAAGAAATGAGCTGGTTGTCCTAACCGGTCTCAGCGGTTCAGGAAAATCTTCCCTGGCTTTTGATACGATCTATGCCGAGGGGCAGAGGCGTTATATGGAGTCTCTTTCCTCCTATGCGCGGCAGTTTTTAGGGCAGATGGAGAAGCCGGATGTGGAAAGCATTGAAGGGTTGTCACCGGCCATTTCCATTGACCAGAAGTCTACCAACCGCAACCCCCGTTCTACGGTGGGAACGGTCACTGAGATTTATGATTATATGAGACTTTTATATGCCAGGATCGGCATCCCTCACTGTCCCAAGTGCGGGCGGGAGATCCGCAGGCAGACCATTGACCAGATGGTGGATCAGATCATGGAGCTGCCGGAGCGGACCAGGATCCAGCTGCTGGCCCCTGTTGTAAGGGGACGGAAGGGAGAGCATGCAAAGGTTCTGGAGCACGCCCGCAAGAGTGGGTACGTAAGGGTGCGCATAGATGGAAATCTTTATGAGCTTTCCGAGGAAATCAAGCTGGATAAGAATATCAAGCATAACATCGAGGTGGTGGTGGACCGTCTTGCCATCAGGAAAGGCATTGAAAAGCGTCTGACCGACTCCATTGAGACTGTCATGGAGCTGGCAAGCGGCCTGATGACTGTTGATGTTATGGACGGGCAGCCCATTAATTTCAGCCAGAGCTTTTCCTGTCCGGACTGCGGAATCAGCATCGATGAAGTGGAGCCAAGGAGCTTTTCATTCAACAATCCTTTCGGCGCCTGCCCGGATTGTTTCGGACTTGGATATAAGATGGAATTTGACGAGGATCTGATGATCCCGGATAAGAGCTTAAGTATTGACCAGGGGGCCATTGTAGTGCTTGGCTGGCAGTCCTGTACAGATAAGGGCAGCTATACCAGAGCTGTTTTGGAAGCTCTTGCCAAAGAGTACAAGTTCCGTCTGGACACTCCCTTTGAGGATTATCCAAAGGAAGTTCATGATATTCTCATTCATGGAACCAATGGAAAGGAAATCAAGGTCCATTATAAGGGGCAGCGAGGAGAAGGTATTTATGACGTGTCCTTTGAGGGCCTGGTCCAGAACGTTGCCCGGAGATACCGGGAAACTTATTCTGAGTCCTCCAAGGCAGAGTATGAGTCCTTTATGCGGATTACCCCCTGTCCTGCCTGCGGCGGGATGAGGCTGAAAAAGGAGTCTCTGGCTGTTACGGTAGGAGATAAGAACATTTATGAAGCGACCAACATGTCCATTGTCAAGTTCCGGAATTTTATGGACGAGCTGGAGCTGACGCCTATGCAGCATGCCATCGGAGACCAGATCTTAAAGGAAATAAGGGCCAGGATTTCTTTCCTCATTGACGTTGGCCTTGATTATCTGACCCTGACCCGTGCCACAGGGACTCTGTCCGGCGGCGAAGCCCAGAGAATCCGTCTGGCGACTCAGATCGGTTCCGGTCTGGTGGGTGTGGCTTACATTCTGGACGAGCCCAGCATCGGTCTTCATCAGAGAGATAATGATAAATTGTTAAAAACCCTTTTGCATCTTCGGGATTTGGGAAACAGCGTAATTGTGGTGGAACATGACGAGGATACCATGATGGCAGCGGACTACATTGTGGATATCGGTCCCGGTGCAGGAGAGCACGGCGGAAATGTAGTGGCTGCCGGAAATGCGAAGCAGATCATGAAGAATAAGGATTCCGTTACAGGGGCTTACTTAAGCGGACGGATCAAAATCCCGGTTCCAAAGGAAAGACGGCAGCCTGCCGGTTATCTGACCGTGAGAGGAGCGGCAGAGAACAACTTGAAGAACATTGACGTGACCTTCCCTCTGGGAGTCATGACCTGTGTCACCGGTGTATCCGGTTCCGGAAAGAGTTCTCTGGTCAACGAAATCCTATATAAATCCCTGGCAAAAAAGTTGAACCGTGCCAGAATCATTCCAGGAAAGCATAAGACAATTGAGGGAACTGAGCAGCTGGATAAGATCATTGCCATTGACCAGTCTCCCATTGGACGGACCCCAAGATCCAATCCGGCAACCTATACAGGGGTATTTGATTTGATCCGTGATTTATTTGCTTCCACTCCTGACTCAAAGGCAAAGGGATATTCCAAGGGACGTTTCAGCTTTAATGTAAAGGGCGGACGATGCGAAGCCTGCAGCGGCGACGGAATCATTAAGATCGAGATGCATTTCCTTCCGGATGTTTACGTTCCCTGCGAAGTCTGCGGCGGAAAACGGTATAACCGTGAGACGCTGGATGTTAAGTACAAGGGAAAAAGCATTTATGATGTTCTGAATATGACAGTAGAGGAAGCTCTCAAATTCTTTGAAAATGTTCCTTCCATTGCAAGGAAGATTGCCACCTTAAATGATGTGGGGCTTTCCTATATCAGGCTTGGACAGCCCTCTACGGAGCTTTCCGGAGGAGAGGCTCAGAGAATCAAGCTGGCGACGGAGCTGAGCAAGAGGGGAACAGGAAAAACCATTTACATTTTGGACGAGCCTACCACCGGCCTTCACTTTGCGGATGTCCATAAGCTGATTGAGATTTTGCGCAAGCTGTCGGAAGGCGGCAATACGGTGATCGTCATTGAACATAACCTGGATGTGATTAAGACCGCGGATTACCTCATTGATATCGGACCTGAGGGAGGAGAAAAGGGCGGTACAATAATCGCCCAGGGCACACCGGAAGAAGTAGCAGAATGTCCATCCTCATACACCGGTTATTACGTAAAAAGATATTTGGATAAGCCCATTGGCTGA